A stretch of the Terriglobia bacterium genome encodes the following:
- the nadB gene encoding L-aspartate oxidase, translating to MNKLPQHVDFIVVGSGVAGLRAAITLAEGGKVLVLAKQELTESATQYAQGGIAVALSDEDEISLHFQDTVSAGDGIVNTDAAHTLVEEGPHRIQELIDWGTEFDRKGTKLTFTREAAHSRDRILHAHGDSTGREIGRALHAKASTLKNISFCEYEFSSGLHMEDGRVCGVSLISTKGPQHLVRCAAILLATGGAGNVYSNTTNPAVATADGVAMAYRAGAEISDMEFVQFHPTALYVKKAPRFLLSEALRGEGAVLRNAELHRFLPKYHEMGELAPRDVVARAIAHELEVSPLKEPVVYLDLTHLKEDHIKARFPRIYQTCLQYNVDITVDLIPIRPAAHYLMGGVRTDLYGRSSLPGLYAAGETACTGVHGANRLASNSLLEGLVFGARAATAMRRDTGETSTASNGTTASASAGNPTADAEALISEVQQLMWNKVGIVRTRKGMTEALEQLQAASQRVPPPVSRRHCEAGNIHTAATLITRSALARLESRGAHYRTDYPAHDDVKFKKHSIITASAVRFA from the coding sequence ATGAATAAACTTCCACAGCACGTGGATTTCATCGTGGTCGGGTCGGGCGTGGCCGGCCTGCGTGCGGCCATTACGCTGGCGGAAGGGGGCAAAGTACTGGTCCTGGCCAAGCAGGAGTTGACCGAGTCTGCCACCCAGTACGCGCAAGGCGGCATCGCCGTGGCGCTGAGCGACGAAGATGAAATCAGCCTGCACTTTCAGGACACCGTGAGCGCTGGCGACGGAATTGTGAACACCGACGCGGCCCATACCCTGGTGGAAGAAGGTCCGCACCGGATCCAGGAACTGATTGACTGGGGCACGGAGTTTGACCGCAAAGGGACCAAGCTGACGTTTACCCGCGAAGCGGCCCACAGCCGTGACCGCATCCTGCATGCGCACGGCGACTCCACGGGCCGTGAGATCGGCCGCGCCCTGCATGCCAAGGCCTCCACTCTCAAAAACATTTCTTTTTGCGAGTATGAGTTCTCCTCCGGCCTGCACATGGAAGACGGCCGGGTTTGCGGGGTCAGCCTGATTTCCACCAAGGGGCCGCAACACTTGGTGCGCTGCGCCGCAATTCTGCTGGCCACCGGCGGGGCCGGCAACGTCTACAGCAACACCACCAACCCGGCGGTGGCCACGGCCGACGGCGTGGCCATGGCCTACCGGGCCGGAGCGGAAATCAGTGACATGGAGTTCGTGCAGTTCCATCCCACGGCGCTTTACGTCAAGAAGGCGCCGCGCTTCCTGCTGTCTGAAGCCCTGCGCGGTGAAGGCGCGGTGCTGCGCAACGCTGAGCTGCACCGCTTTCTGCCGAAATATCATGAAATGGGCGAACTGGCCCCGCGGGACGTGGTGGCCCGCGCCATCGCTCACGAACTGGAAGTCAGCCCCCTGAAAGAACCTGTGGTCTACCTGGACCTGACCCATTTGAAAGAAGACCACATCAAGGCCCGTTTCCCGCGCATTTACCAGACTTGCCTGCAGTACAACGTGGACATCACCGTGGACCTGATCCCCATCCGTCCGGCAGCCCACTATCTGATGGGCGGCGTGCGCACGGACCTTTACGGACGCAGCAGCCTGCCCGGACTCTACGCCGCGGGAGAAACCGCGTGCACCGGCGTCCACGGCGCGAATCGTCTGGCCAGCAATTCCCTTTTGGAGGGCTTGGTGTTCGGCGCGCGGGCAGCAACCGCGATGCGGAGGGACACCGGCGAAACCAGCACGGCTTCCAACGGAACGACAGCCTCTGCTTCTGCCGGCAACCCGACTGCGGACGCGGAAGCCTTGATCAGCGAAGTCCAGCAGTTGATGTGGAACAAAGTAGGCATTGTGCGAACGCGCAAGGGCATGACGGAAGCTTTGGAGCAGTTGCAAGCTGCGTCCCAGCGAGTGCCGCCTCCGGTCTCACGCCGCCATTGCGAAGCCGGAAACATCCACACTGCGGCGACCCTCATCACCCGCTCGGCGCTGGCCCGCCTGGAAAGCCGCGGGGCCCACTACCGCACGGACTATCCCGCCCACGATGATGTGAAATTCAAAAAGCATTCCATCATCACCGCAAGCGCAGTGCGCTTCGCTTAA
- the aroB gene encoding 3-dehydroquinate synthase gives MKRIKVRLKSQSYDVLIASGLLRHAGREVRRLLPSRESRVFVVTSPNVRRRWGGPLEKSLQQAKLHYLVLEMNDGEPSKHLATVEQLAEQMVRAGADRKSLVVAFGGGVVGDSAGFLAAIFLRGVPVVQIPTTLLAQVDASIGGKTGVNLRAGKNLIGAFHQPRAVLVDPEVLSTLSDREFRAGLFESLKCGVIRDKKLFDFMVSRAPQILKRDSTALRRIITDSIQVKAQVVAADEKESDLRRILNFGHTVGHALEAATGYSHLLHGEAVAWGMIAAAIIASDAGVCSEETAKQIKSAVLAYGPLPPVTCATDEVLDRMAADKKTVAGSVHFVLPQKIGKVKISSDIPAEIVRHAVEQITSHA, from the coding sequence GTGAAGAGAATCAAAGTCAGGCTGAAATCCCAAAGTTACGACGTGCTGATCGCCTCCGGATTGCTGCGGCATGCCGGACGCGAGGTGCGCCGCTTGCTGCCGTCGCGGGAGAGCCGCGTGTTTGTGGTCACGTCGCCGAACGTGCGGCGGCGCTGGGGAGGTCCGCTGGAGAAATCTTTGCAGCAGGCCAAGTTGCACTATCTGGTCCTGGAGATGAATGACGGCGAGCCGTCTAAGCATCTGGCCACCGTGGAGCAACTGGCCGAACAGATGGTGCGCGCCGGCGCGGACCGCAAATCGCTGGTGGTGGCTTTTGGCGGAGGCGTGGTGGGCGACAGCGCCGGATTTCTCGCCGCCATCTTCCTGCGCGGCGTTCCTGTGGTGCAAATTCCCACCACGCTTCTGGCGCAAGTGGACGCCAGCATCGGCGGCAAAACCGGCGTGAATTTGCGCGCGGGCAAAAACCTGATTGGCGCGTTTCATCAGCCGCGGGCCGTGCTGGTGGACCCGGAAGTGCTGAGCACGCTGAGCGACCGCGAATTTCGCGCGGGGCTGTTTGAGTCGCTCAAGTGCGGCGTGATCCGCGATAAGAAGCTCTTTGATTTCATGGTCAGCCGAGCGCCGCAGATATTGAAGCGCGATAGCACGGCGCTGCGGCGGATCATCACGGATTCTATTCAGGTGAAGGCTCAGGTGGTTGCTGCCGATGAAAAAGAATCCGATCTTCGCCGTATCTTGAATTTTGGACATACCGTTGGCCACGCGCTGGAGGCCGCGACCGGGTACTCGCATCTTCTCCACGGCGAAGCGGTGGCCTGGGGCATGATTGCGGCGGCGATTATCGCCAGTGACGCCGGTGTTTGTTCGGAAGAAACTGCAAAGCAGATCAAGTCCGCCGTGCTGGCTTACGGACCGTTGCCGCCGGTCACCTGCGCGACGGACGAAGTGCTGGACCGCATGGCCGCGGACAAGAAGACCGTGGCGGGTTCGGTGCACTTTGTGCTGCCGCAGAAGATTGGCAAAGTGAAGATTAGCAGTGACATTCCTGCCGAAATCGTCAGGCACGCCGTGGAGCAAATCACAAGTCATGCCTGA
- a CDS encoding ubiquinone/menaquinone biosynthesis methyltransferase: MEETGTVRPGGAAGETQTGVGGTQSATGTTPVGTAGAKPAGIEDERAAAQAVRQMFDEIAPRYDFANHTLSLNVDRLWWRRTARTFSHILKRDDARVLDLCAGTGDMAVALRSAASREKSSTAICALDFSHQMLQHGLDKYARNQIQPVEADALRLPLSDASVDLVVSAFGFRNLANYDAGLREIFRVLKPGGEVGILDFGEPGGLLGKLYGFYFRKILPRIGTFISGVRGPYEYLPASVKKFPAPQQMLGRMESAGFQDVSWTPYTFGIAGLYRGKR, encoded by the coding sequence ATGGAAGAAACGGGAACGGTCCGCCCAGGCGGAGCCGCAGGCGAAACGCAAACCGGAGTGGGCGGAACGCAGTCTGCAACGGGCACAACGCCTGTTGGAACCGCAGGCGCAAAGCCTGCTGGAATTGAAGACGAGCGCGCCGCGGCGCAGGCCGTGCGCCAGATGTTTGACGAAATCGCTCCCCGCTACGACTTTGCCAACCACACGCTCTCCCTGAACGTGGACCGTCTATGGTGGCGGCGCACCGCGCGGACTTTTTCGCATATCCTCAAGCGCGATGACGCGCGGGTGCTGGATCTTTGTGCCGGCACCGGAGACATGGCCGTGGCTTTGCGCTCGGCCGCGAGTCGCGAAAAGAGTTCTACCGCCATCTGCGCGCTGGATTTCTCCCACCAGATGCTGCAGCACGGCCTGGACAAATACGCCAGGAACCAGATTCAGCCGGTGGAAGCCGACGCGCTCCGGCTTCCGTTGAGCGATGCCAGCGTGGACCTGGTGGTTTCAGCGTTCGGGTTCCGTAATCTCGCCAACTACGACGCTGGTTTGCGCGAGATCTTTCGCGTGCTCAAGCCCGGCGGGGAAGTAGGCATCCTGGACTTCGGCGAGCCGGGCGGCTTGCTCGGCAAACTCTATGGTTTCTATTTCCGCAAAATCCTGCCGCGCATCGGCACGTTCATCTCCGGTGTGCGCGGGCCGTACGAATACCTGCCTGCATCGGTCAAGAAATTTCCCGCTCCCCAGCAGATGCTCGGCCGCATGGAGTCCGCGGGCTTCCAAGACGTGAGTTGGACGCCCTACACATTTGGGATTGCCGGTCTCTATCGCGGGAAAAGATGA
- a CDS encoding 1-(5-phosphoribosyl)-5-[(5-phosphoribosylamino)methylideneamino] imidazole-4-carboxamide isomerase, whose translation MLIPSIDLMGGKIVQLVQGEKKALEFDDFNYWIERFAKYPLVQLIDLDAAMNNGSNHDLIAMICKRLGCQVGGGVRTVDRARELLVLGARRVIFGSALIKDGAINTALAEECSQALGAEHLTFAIDSRGGKVAIQGWKESTRIAPLDVMRALEDYCNAFLYTHIDTEGTMSGFPMDVARRLRASTTRQLIVAGGIRSMEEINALDKIGADAVVGMAIYTGALGA comes from the coding sequence ATGCTGATCCCATCCATTGACCTCATGGGCGGCAAGATCGTGCAGTTGGTCCAGGGCGAGAAGAAGGCCCTGGAGTTTGACGACTTCAATTACTGGATTGAGCGCTTCGCAAAATACCCGCTGGTCCAACTGATAGACCTCGACGCGGCCATGAACAATGGCAGCAACCACGACCTGATCGCCATGATCTGCAAGCGGCTCGGCTGTCAGGTTGGCGGCGGCGTTCGCACCGTGGACCGCGCTCGCGAGCTGCTGGTGCTCGGCGCGCGCCGCGTGATCTTCGGGTCTGCGCTGATCAAGGACGGCGCCATCAATACCGCTCTTGCTGAAGAGTGCTCGCAGGCGCTAGGCGCGGAGCACCTGACGTTTGCGATTGATTCCCGCGGAGGCAAAGTGGCGATTCAAGGCTGGAAGGAAAGCACCCGCATTGCTCCGCTGGACGTGATGCGCGCGCTGGAGGATTATTGCAACGCGTTTCTCTACACACACATTGATACGGAAGGCACCATGAGCGGCTTTCCCATGGACGTTGCGCGCAGGCTTCGTGCAAGCACAACCCGCCAACTGATTGTCGCCGGCGGGATTCGCTCCATGGAGGAAATCAATGCGCTGGATAAAATCGGCGCGGACGCCGTGGTCGGAATGGCGATTTACACTGGCGCACTGGGTGCCTAG
- the hisF gene encoding imidazole glycerol phosphate synthase subunit HisF, translating into MPSDSSRNGRLTKRIIACLDVDAGRVVKGIQFQQLRDVGDPAALARMHADAGADEIVMLDITATSGGRKTLLDTVSRAARQLFIPFTVGGGIRTLDDAAKVFDAGADKVSVNSAAVADPALITQIAGRFGSQAVIVAIDAKRGAGPPDAAEVFVAGGRKPTGRKALQWAREAEEHGAGEILLTSMDRDGTGLGFDCELTAAVARTVSIPVIASGGAGNAEHFIEVFTAGKADAALAASIFHFPNLPSSKQQSGANPIAELKKALLAAGIPMRWPC; encoded by the coding sequence GTGCCCTCTGATTCGTCGAGAAACGGCCGGCTCACCAAGCGGATCATCGCCTGCCTGGACGTGGATGCCGGACGCGTGGTGAAAGGCATTCAGTTTCAGCAACTGCGCGATGTCGGAGATCCCGCGGCGCTCGCCCGCATGCACGCCGACGCCGGCGCCGACGAGATCGTGATGCTCGATATCACGGCGACTTCCGGCGGCCGCAAAACTCTCCTTGACACCGTGAGCCGCGCCGCCCGGCAACTCTTTATTCCGTTCACGGTGGGCGGCGGCATACGCACACTGGACGACGCGGCCAAGGTCTTTGACGCCGGCGCTGACAAAGTCAGCGTTAACTCAGCCGCCGTGGCCGATCCCGCCTTGATCACGCAAATCGCCGGACGCTTTGGTTCGCAGGCGGTGATCGTAGCGATTGACGCCAAGCGCGGCGCGGGCCCGCCGGACGCGGCCGAAGTCTTCGTCGCCGGCGGACGCAAACCGACAGGACGCAAGGCCTTGCAGTGGGCGCGGGAAGCCGAAGAGCACGGGGCCGGCGAAATCCTTCTTACCTCCATGGACCGCGACGGCACTGGGCTGGGCTTTGACTGCGAACTCACTGCTGCGGTCGCCCGGACGGTTTCCATTCCGGTGATCGCTTCCGGAGGCGCGGGCAACGCAGAGCATTTCATTGAAGTCTTCACCGCCGGCAAGGCTGACGCTGCGCTGGCTGCTTCCATCTTTCATTTTCCAAATCTTCCCTCGTCAAAGCAGCAGTCCGGCGCGAATCCCATTGCCGAACTCAAGAAAGCGTTGCTGGCCGCAGGCATTCCCATGAGGTGGCCATGCTGA
- the hisH gene encoding imidazole glycerol phosphate synthase subunit HisH: MIAIVDYGAGNISSVKKALTHLGVESQVTADPAVIAAAEKIIVPGVGHFSRCKLLNQNLRRPVLDAIAQGKPFLGICVGMQWLFAGSTESPETPGAKLFPGECERFPASVKSPHVGWNQIDVRNGSRLLRGVASGSFVYYTHSYRAPVTEGTVATSEYGGEFSAAVEHDNVFGVQFHPEKSGAAGLKVLENFCAL; this comes from the coding sequence ATGATCGCCATTGTTGACTACGGCGCGGGCAACATCAGCTCCGTAAAAAAGGCCCTGACGCATCTGGGCGTGGAATCACAAGTCACCGCCGATCCCGCGGTCATCGCTGCGGCGGAAAAGATCATTGTCCCCGGCGTCGGGCATTTCTCCCGTTGCAAGCTGCTGAACCAGAACCTGCGCCGGCCCGTGCTGGACGCCATCGCCCAAGGCAAGCCGTTCCTGGGCATATGCGTTGGCATGCAGTGGCTGTTTGCCGGCAGCACGGAATCGCCGGAGACTCCCGGCGCCAAGCTATTCCCCGGCGAGTGCGAACGCTTCCCTGCTTCGGTGAAGTCGCCGCACGTGGGCTGGAACCAGATTGACGTCCGCAACGGCTCGCGCCTGCTGCGCGGAGTCGCCAGCGGGTCGTTCGTCTATTACACCCATTCCTATCGCGCGCCAGTCACGGAGGGCACCGTCGCCACCAGCGAATACGGTGGCGAGTTTTCTGCTGCTGTGGAACACGACAACGTATTCGGGGTGCAGTTTCATCCGGAAAAATCAGGCGCCGCCGGCTTGAAGGTCCTGGAGAACTTCTGTGCCCTCTGA
- the hisB gene encoding imidazoleglycerol-phosphate dehydratase HisB, whose protein sequence is MRKAKLHRSTTETDIELALTIEGQGRYDVATGIRFLDHMLELFARHGAFDLKLRAKGDLDVDQHHTVEDVGIALGEAFHSALGNKRGIMRAGYFLMPMDETLGIAAVDFSGRAAWVIQTGVRSTKVGDLQSELVHDFFEGFARGAHANVHLKTMYGRSNHHKVEALFKAFARAVRVACSRDRQLAKMLPSTKGLL, encoded by the coding sequence GTGAGAAAGGCCAAGCTTCACCGCTCCACCACGGAGACGGACATCGAATTGGCGCTCACCATTGAAGGCCAGGGACGCTATGACGTTGCCACCGGCATCCGCTTTCTCGACCACATGCTGGAGCTTTTTGCCCGCCACGGCGCCTTCGACCTGAAGCTGCGCGCCAAGGGCGACCTGGACGTGGACCAGCACCACACCGTGGAAGACGTGGGCATCGCCCTGGGCGAAGCTTTTCATTCGGCATTAGGCAACAAACGGGGGATCATGCGCGCCGGATATTTCCTGATGCCCATGGACGAAACTCTGGGAATCGCCGCCGTGGACTTCAGCGGACGCGCCGCCTGGGTCATCCAGACCGGGGTCCGTTCCACCAAGGTTGGCGACCTGCAATCTGAACTGGTCCACGACTTCTTTGAAGGTTTTGCCCGCGGCGCCCATGCCAACGTTCATCTCAAGACCATGTATGGCCGCTCCAACCACCACAAAGTCGAAGCCCTGTTCAAAGCCTTCGCGCGCGCCGTGCGCGTGGCCTGCTCGCGCGACCGTCAACTGGCCAAAATGCTTCCCAGCACCAAGGGATTGCTATGA
- the hisC gene encoding histidinol-phosphate transaminase has product MLKPRKCLLEIREYHSPLGSEVKLRLDMNESTTGCSPRVLARLQSMDAKKLALYPPREPGEKLVAAFLGVGASQVILTNGADEGIDLVCRGYLETGDDVIIVPPTFAMYEVLARAAGANVVRIPAGEDFAFPVEEVIQAVTPKTRIIFITNPNNPTGVTVNKFAIVRIATSAPDAAILVDEAYFEFCGQSVLDQVGKIKNIFVLRTFSKAFGMAGMRLGVLAGAHEHIGVLRRMCPPFNVNACALECLREAVTDRQFVADYVKQVRETREWTQKQLEELGFKCWPSQGNFVLCRLGEHKAAILETMLECGVSLRDRPDCEGCVRISIGTQKEMEHVLYLLKEITSRITAVEHPELQAAPETESTPASESTTEPQATPGPEAAPEAEP; this is encoded by the coding sequence TTGCTTAAGCCCCGAAAATGTCTCCTGGAAATCCGCGAATATCATTCCCCGCTGGGCTCTGAGGTCAAATTGCGTTTGGACATGAATGAGAGCACCACCGGCTGTTCTCCGCGGGTGCTCGCCAGGCTGCAATCCATGGACGCCAAGAAGCTGGCGCTTTATCCTCCGCGTGAGCCCGGAGAAAAACTTGTCGCCGCGTTTCTTGGCGTGGGCGCGTCCCAGGTCATCCTCACCAATGGCGCCGACGAAGGCATTGATCTGGTGTGCCGCGGCTATCTGGAAACCGGCGATGACGTCATCATCGTTCCGCCCACATTCGCCATGTATGAAGTCCTCGCCCGGGCTGCGGGCGCCAACGTAGTCCGCATACCCGCCGGAGAGGACTTCGCTTTTCCTGTGGAAGAAGTAATCCAGGCAGTCACGCCCAAGACCCGCATCATCTTTATCACCAACCCGAACAATCCCACCGGCGTCACGGTGAACAAATTCGCCATTGTTCGAATCGCTACGTCTGCGCCCGACGCCGCCATCCTGGTGGATGAAGCCTATTTCGAATTTTGCGGCCAGAGCGTGCTCGACCAGGTGGGCAAGATCAAGAATATTTTTGTCCTGCGGACGTTTTCCAAGGCGTTCGGCATGGCGGGAATGCGGCTGGGGGTCCTGGCCGGCGCGCATGAACACATCGGCGTGCTGCGGCGGATGTGCCCGCCCTTCAACGTGAACGCCTGCGCACTGGAGTGCCTGCGGGAAGCCGTCACTGACCGGCAGTTTGTCGCCGACTACGTCAAGCAGGTGCGCGAAACCCGCGAGTGGACGCAGAAACAACTGGAGGAACTCGGCTTCAAGTGCTGGCCCAGCCAGGGCAACTTTGTTCTCTGCCGCTTGGGCGAACACAAAGCCGCCATTCTGGAGACCATGCTGGAATGCGGCGTCTCCCTGCGCGACCGCCCGGACTGCGAAGGCTGCGTCCGCATCTCCATTGGCACGCAGAAGGAAATGGAGCACGTGCTCTACCTGCTCAAGGAAATTACTTCGCGCATCACCGCCGTTGAGCATCCCGAATTGCAGGCCGCTCCCGAGACCGAGTCCACACCCGCCTCCGAATCCACGACCGAGCCGCAGGCTACCCCTGGGCCTGAAGCCGCGCCTGAGGCTGAGCCGTGA
- the hisD gene encoding histidinol dehydrogenase has translation MRFRVLQGRGAEAFVRKLEQRGASDLARVEKAVRRIVTDVRKNGDRALRRYAEKWDGLRPRQPLRVPQVELEQAWNAVSQDFKQALKVAAENIRRYCEWQKPHEWRQTPLEGIRVGQVVRPLESAGCYVPGGRYPLPSTVLMTVIPAQVAGVQSIRVVSPRPAPETLACAHFLGIDEFYRIGGAQAVAALAYGTKSVPRVDKIVGPGNLFVTAAKKMVAFDCSIDFLAGPTEVVVLADHGEARFIAADLVAQAEHDPDALAVFVTSSSELAAAVAREVVSAAAGNAIARTSLKENGAVLLAASHTQAVDFANRIAAEHITVNEEDLPAIRNAGSIFIGDYSPQAAGDYASGPNHVLPTGAMARSRGGLSVLDFVKIISVQQLSRDGLERIAPAVITLAGAEGLAAHAESIRVRCPIA, from the coding sequence ATGCGCTTCCGCGTTCTGCAAGGCCGCGGCGCGGAAGCCTTCGTCCGCAAGCTGGAGCAGCGCGGAGCCAGTGACCTGGCGCGCGTGGAAAAGGCCGTGCGCCGCATCGTCACCGATGTTCGCAAGAATGGCGACCGCGCCTTGCGCCGCTACGCCGAAAAATGGGACGGCCTTCGTCCGCGGCAGCCGCTGCGCGTACCTCAAGTAGAACTTGAACAGGCATGGAATGCGGTTTCCCAGGACTTCAAGCAAGCCTTGAAGGTTGCCGCGGAAAACATTCGCCGCTATTGCGAGTGGCAGAAACCCCATGAATGGCGGCAGACTCCGCTGGAAGGCATCCGGGTCGGGCAAGTGGTGCGGCCGCTGGAGTCAGCCGGATGTTATGTGCCCGGCGGACGCTACCCGCTTCCCTCCACTGTTCTCATGACCGTGATTCCCGCGCAGGTGGCCGGCGTGCAAAGCATCCGCGTGGTATCTCCGCGACCCGCGCCTGAGACTCTGGCCTGCGCGCATTTTCTGGGAATCGACGAGTTCTATCGCATCGGCGGCGCGCAAGCCGTTGCCGCGCTCGCTTACGGGACCAAATCCGTCCCGCGCGTGGACAAAATCGTCGGCCCCGGCAATCTCTTTGTCACCGCTGCCAAGAAGATGGTGGCTTTCGATTGCAGCATTGATTTTCTTGCCGGCCCGACCGAAGTGGTCGTTCTCGCCGATCACGGCGAAGCCCGCTTCATCGCCGCTGATCTGGTGGCTCAGGCGGAACATGATCCTGACGCGCTGGCGGTATTTGTGACGTCGTCTTCCGAGCTTGCTGCTGCCGTCGCGCGCGAAGTTGTTTCCGCCGCAGCCGGCAACGCCATTGCGCGAACATCTTTAAAGGAGAACGGCGCTGTCCTTCTGGCCGCCTCGCACACCCAGGCTGTGGACTTCGCCAACCGCATCGCAGCGGAGCACATCACGGTGAATGAAGAGGACCTGCCCGCCATCCGCAATGCCGGGTCAATTTTCATCGGCGACTATTCCCCGCAGGCTGCCGGCGACTATGCTTCCGGGCCCAACCATGTTCTGCCCACCGGGGCCATGGCCCGCTCGCGCGGCGGGCTCAGCGTCCTGGACTTTGTGAAAATCATCTCTGTACAGCAGCTTTCGCGTGACGGCCTGGAGCGCATTGCTCCCGCCGTGATCACGCTTGCCGGAGCCGAAGGGCTCGCCGCCCATGCCGAATCCATCCGAGTGAGGTGCCCGATTGCTTAA
- the hisG gene encoding ATP phosphoribosyltransferase, whose translation MKLRVGVPKGSLQDSTIALLKRAGLTVYTSSRSYFAGTDDPEIECMLIRAQEMARYVEHGVLDCGLTGKDWVVESGLDVVAAADLVYAKQSLGKVRWVLAVPEDSPFQKAEDLAGKIVATELVNVTRNYFAARKVPVQVDFSWGATEVKPPMMADAIVEITETGSSLRANRLRIMETVMESWTQLIANKQAWDNKEKRNKIENLSLMLRGAIYAQGRVGLMLNVRKADLPAVLAVLPALQKPTISQLSDENWVAVNTIIEETTAWRIMPQLKAARAEGIVEYPLNKVVV comes from the coding sequence ATGAAGCTGCGCGTTGGCGTTCCCAAGGGCAGCCTGCAGGATTCCACCATCGCCTTGCTCAAGCGCGCCGGGCTTACCGTTTACACCAGCAGCCGCTCGTACTTCGCCGGCACCGACGATCCTGAGATCGAATGCATGCTGATCCGCGCGCAGGAAATGGCGCGCTACGTGGAGCACGGGGTGCTCGATTGCGGCCTCACCGGCAAGGATTGGGTGGTGGAAAGCGGCCTGGATGTGGTTGCCGCTGCTGATCTGGTGTATGCCAAGCAGAGCCTGGGCAAAGTCCGCTGGGTGCTCGCTGTGCCCGAAGATTCTCCGTTTCAGAAAGCCGAAGACCTGGCAGGAAAGATTGTCGCCACCGAACTGGTCAACGTGACCCGCAATTACTTTGCCGCCCGCAAGGTCCCCGTGCAAGTGGATTTCTCCTGGGGCGCCACGGAAGTCAAGCCGCCGATGATGGCCGACGCCATCGTGGAAATCACCGAAACCGGCAGTTCTCTCCGCGCCAACCGACTGCGCATTATGGAAACCGTCATGGAATCATGGACGCAGCTCATCGCCAACAAGCAGGCGTGGGACAACAAAGAAAAGCGCAACAAGATTGAAAATCTCAGCCTCATGCTCCGCGGCGCCATCTACGCCCAGGGCCGCGTCGGCCTGATGCTCAACGTCCGCAAGGCCGACCTGCCCGCGGTGCTGGCGGTATTGCCGGCGTTGCAGAAACCCACCATCTCCCAACTCAGTGACGAAAATTGGGTCGCCGTGAATACAATCATTGAAGAGACCACAGCCTGGAGGATCATGCCGCAGCTCAAGGCCGCGCGGGCGGAAGGAATCGTGGAGTACCCGTTAAACAAGGTGGTTGTGTAA
- the hisI gene encoding phosphoribosyl-AMP cyclohydrolase: protein MQIDFDKMDGLAPAIVQEDSTGEVLMVGFMNAEAWSKTAETGYVTFYSRTRQKLWMKGETSGNRLRVLSAMTDCDRDTLLFRVFVEGDGLVCHTGTKSCFTEPLAVKTPEVRQ from the coding sequence ATGCAGATTGACTTTGACAAAATGGACGGCTTGGCTCCGGCCATCGTTCAGGAAGACTCGACCGGCGAAGTGCTGATGGTCGGCTTCATGAACGCCGAGGCCTGGAGCAAGACCGCCGAAACCGGCTATGTCACCTTTTATTCCCGCACCCGGCAGAAGCTGTGGATGAAAGGCGAGACGTCCGGCAATCGCCTGCGCGTGCTCTCCGCCATGACCGATTGTGACCGCGACACGCTCCTCTTCCGCGTGTTTGTGGAAGGCGATGGCCTGGTCTGCCACACCGGCACAAAATCGTGCTTCACCGAGCCGCTGGCGGTGAAGACGCCGGAGGTGCGGCAATGA